The window AATGTTTTCCAGAGATGAACCACGCGAACTTTGATAAACTAATTATCTTTTTGTTTGGTGATATTGTCCAAAGAATAATGctccattgagtaagtttgagatgttgtgtagttcagaaataaattttttgtgctaaatttgatgtcATTTGAAGaaatagtgataagagacttatataagtaattcaaatagtatgaaatttgaatatttgtaacgtaaaatttattatgattaataatattattattgcatttgtaatatgaatgtttattatatttaatgagttatttatagaaattaataaattaattattagagttataaatttattgtattgtttataatggtgaaatataataaatatatggaTATGGATTCAATGTCTCTGTAGGTTAcaaatttgattataaatttttgtatattttatttttttttttgttgatttggaaataatagttgatttggcaaAAATTTAGTGGTTGATTCTAATATTTTGCCAAATAAGCGATATTCATTAGTAGAAAGAAAAAGATGTTTTAAAAGTAATGTGGGTAAACTTACGTATCTACTTTTATACTTTTTCATTAAGAATAGATAGATACCAtaacattgtaatttttggtgtttattaAAAGTGTGGAAggtacaaattttttaattttttttaatagaaattgTACTTCTCAGGAACCGGACTGTCCAATTTCTACTTCTCTAGTTAAATGGTTTCACATTTGAGAATAAAATCCCATCAGTCCACATTTAAAAAAAACACCATTGTTAttaatatcaaaaacaaaaatagcaTTTTTTTAccttaaataaaaggaaaaaaatatatatgatccTAAAACACATTTGATATTTTTTCAAAAGCATTCATGATCATATATATCAATGTTGTGTATGTGACTGCAATTGGACTACATATTATATGTCTCATTCTTTGGTCCTAATATAAAGGCTATGGTGTAAGTTAGGGAGAAAAAATCACAAAGTTAACAAAGATCTATACAACTATAAATTAATGACTCAAATTCATGATGTAAAAGATAAACAATTGGTTGATGCAATGGTGTGTGAAAGGAATATGGGGATATAACTCTTCATGATACTTTGTGCTACCTTCATATGTCTTCTTATGTTTTTATTGTTActatgttattgttatttttgcaTTAATCTAGTTTATCTAACAAAACTTGCAATTCTTGGTCAACAAACAAACAATAAAATAGAGAGGAAAAAAAATCGTAGGCCACAAAGGCTTAATGCTGCAAATTGCAAAGCAATTAACTCACCAATATATAACATATGATACAGCAgaagaaaatttcaaaattttccaaaaaaatacATGTATGCAAAAGAATGCATCAACATGAATCTTCTAAAGGACCATGACCATGAGATTCTAGAAAGTAGAAACCAAACCAAAAATCTAATCTTCAACAGGGTAGGTTctagtaaaaaataatagtaaacaAGGTATTATTTTCCAATGCAATGGTCATGTGGCAGAAGGTGTTGACTTGACTCTTGATAAGGTTTTGAATTAGTCCAATATGTTCATAGCCACCAATCAGCATCTCATTAACTATGAATTTGTCATGAGTCATGACCCAAGcaataatcaattttttaaaacaataggAAGAACTATAATCAATATGATAATGATCAATATTATGATGGCAATTAAGGTCCACTTCCGGGTATTCTTCTGGTGCTTCCTTGCAACCTGGAGTTGCTGGACCCCGCCGCGGACATACGAATTAGCTCTCGCCACGTGGTTCTCTATGTCATCTATTTGCTCACCTTGTGATTGGACCAAAACAGCCATGTCCAAGAACACTTGGTGAAGCTCATTGAGGCTCCTCTCTATCTCCATAACTGTGTCATGCCTCTCTTGAATCTCTTGGATTGTGTCCATGATTGTGGCTCTCCCCTGTTGCTGAATTGCTTTTTGTAAAAAGGTTTCACTCTCACCTGTTACACACATACAAATTATCATATTTGATGAGTAATTATATCTTATTCCAACATTATAAAGTGTATATTAGTGTATATTTAACAAACCAACATGCTAAGATTTAATGGTAAATAATAAATACTGTGTTTTACTTAGAGTGGGGACAACATCTTAATTCTAGTGCTAAAATATATATGTCAACACACATGTTAAAAACATATTTTCCATCATATTTATACATCAATTTTTGTCGGCTAAAGTTTTCATTATAGTTATGGTGAAAACTAAATTTGTTTATGTATGAGAAAAATTTTCAGCTCCAAATTCTATTACTATATGTGACATCAAATTCAGATGTTTGACTCTCTTGAGTTTGATCAACCGAAATCTCACAGTAACAGAACTATAGGCTATAAAATTCATGAAAAATGTTACTGGAATAATGTAATTTTCAATCAAGACCTTCCTATTAGAATGAGATGAACTCGTGCATGATTGCTTAAATTTTACTTAGccattattttagaatttaaatcatCACATGATTTTGCTATTAAGAATATATGAAAAGCAAGTACAATGATTTGTAACAGAAGATTAAATTTTTGAATACATATGAAATTGTATTTACCAGTAGAGATGAGAAGATCAACGGTTTTTTCATCAGGATTCTCTCCAGTGACAGTATAGTATCTACGTTGTACGGTCTCTCTGTACTCTGAGGATATTTGTTGTCTAAGGTTGTTGAAGCTGTCCATGGAATCTTTCAACTTCTTCCTCAATCCACTCACCACGGATGTCCTGGTCCGATCCGAGGAAGACCCAGGTCCAGCACCAGGCAAGCTTCGGCTTGCTGCGTTGGACCTGTCCAGTGCCTCGAGTCGGACCTTGACAAGCTTGGCCTTTTTTAGTGCTATTGCCACGTCAGCGTCCATGCTGGCTCTAAGATCTTTCACGGCTCTGCGCTGTGAAGGGTCTTGCTCCTTTCGTGGGACACTCttaggctctcatggagcttctcCAACTCCTTCAGCTCCTCTTTTACGACCTCCACTTCCTCGAAGAACTTGTCGAGGTGGACGTTGCCGTCGGTCGCCCCCATCTCGATGACATGGTGTTGGTTGTCCGGAGAGACTTGATCGGTGCTGCGGAAGCGGGAGAAGGAGCCGGAGAACAAGTCATTCATGGTTGCTCCTTAATTATTGTATGCTGTGTAAATGGTTTTGATCAAAGTTTTTGTTatgatgaaaaaaaatttgaagaaataATTGAATCAGATCAAAGAATATGAACGAATGTATAGTATATATATCTAACTATCTATATGTATATGGATTTTgctggttatatatatatatatatataaataaataataattgtaacaaatttgaatgaaaacaattggttcttgtttgaatttgaataatatTTAGAGATTGAAAGAAGTGGCCATGAAGACTGGTTCAATTACTATATAGAATGTAGCGTGCTAAATGGTAATTGTCTTTGGTCATCATATCCTTTATTTAATGAAAGAATAGTATACACTAATTATTCTTATgccttattaatatttttttcacataTGGTGGATTTATAcacaataattaaagaaaaatgtgTGTATTAGTTAATCATTAATGTTAATCACCTTGTTCTACAATTTTATTAATCTTATTATTCATGATTGTGTCGTGTatttaagtttaaaaaaaattaagtaagaaAATCTAGATTGGTAGGGGGAGAGGCTTGGTCAAAGTGGAGGTTGAGCCTTGGGAGAGTAAGGAGTAGACAAATGGGTTCAATATGGGAAAATTCCTATAAAGTGAAAACAGGAACCAGCCAAGAAATAGAGAGAAGAAAAAAGGGGTTGCATTGCGtgagaaggtgaagttatatggATTTCGATGATTTTAATTTAGGAGACTCTGATTAGATTATAATAAAATGATAACTgaaaattgttagataatttcatatattttattaaactgaTCAATATTTTAAGTgctatttttatataaagatgttttaattattttatgctAGTAATCTCCTCTAATTTAATTAGAATCACATTTTTAAGATCAGGTGAGTTTAATGTTATTAGTATGCGTACATAGTGAGTTCCTTCCATCTGTTATGTAGTGTGTACTGGCTGGAGAAGCTTCTTGTGGATCTAAATGGGGTTAAAAGTGATCAAATTAGTACGGTAAGGTTGCAATTTAGGTTGATGATTGATGCATGTGCTATGGGTGATGTTGGTGAGAAAATTGAAGTATCTTAAAAAGGTGACAACTAGGAAAGATTATTTATCGTGTTGATAAttcatattaaaagaaaaatgagaattaAGATCCAAGCATAATGTGTGAGACTTTAGTCTTGCTCTAATAAACTAGTTTCCTGCGGTGGATTCTCCCAAATTGTCTTCTACATCGAATCCACATTTCACCATAATTTCCATTCACTCTCCTACATTCATAACCTAACTCAGCTTACATAACCGGTTGCAAGTCTTGCAACTTGCAAATACGGAAAAACGAAGAGGATTGTATTAGACTTGAGGCAATCCACTAAAAATTTTGTCCCATCTCAATACATCGTTACGGCACAATAACGTCTTTGAATCCATTTAAGGTTGTCGTAGACTTGAGACAACCAATGTAAAACTTTGTGGCATCTCAATGCATGCATGAATATGACATAATGGCATCTTTGATAACCAATTCCACCTAATGGAATAAGATTTTATTAAGTATCCTATTTCTATCCTCAAACTCCATACTTACTACAAATTTCTTATCAATTGAAAGTGAAATCCTCAACCAATGACTACGCTTAAACGAAGTATCTTGCATTTATCTTGGTCTACTTGTGCGTTGTGGGTTGTGACTCTGACTCATGGATCGATCTTGACCAGCACACTAAAGTGTTAGACTCAGTCCAACCATATAGTAAATGCATGCAAGTTGTCTTTCAATTTTAGTTCATGTTTTGTCTATGAAAGTTATTCATATTAGATATTTGTGACTTGTGAGGAACAAGTTATTAGTATTTAATCTTAGAAATAGTACCAAgttgtttattatttataatgcAACTATCTACGTATTAGTGCTTAAAAAAGAGATATAATGTTATCATCAAAATACAAATCATATATTCATGTTAAATGTAAACAGAGTAACTATAGAAGATAAAGCCTAACCAATAATGGAATTGGATAATCAAATTTTTATAGTGAAGAGAGGAAAAATTATTCATAAGGGGAGAATATGAATGGTATATCATATGTAAggaaaaaatttcattaaaaaaaatctatatatatatataaaattatatatataaagcatAAGTCACCAATGCATAACATACTTACAGGAAAAGAATGTGGTGCCCTAAAGTCATGGTCTCAAAAAATCTACAGATCTATATTCATCAACCAGCCTTTCCATGGATTGAAACAAAACCACAGAATCCCTCTCAAATCATATGCTAATCCATGTTAGCCTCTCTCAACCTTGCAAGATATCTCAGAACAAAATAGCTCAatcttcaaaataaaataataaatgaaatcAATATGCACCAAAGTCTGTATATTCTTAATTAAGCACCGGCaggaggtggtggtggaggtgTTTGAGCCGGAGCAGGCTGACTACCACCACCACTGCTGCCATTATGTTGCCACGGTTTCAGAACCACTAGCAACACTACCAAGATAATCGCTAGAAGCAGTATGATACAAAAACAGGTCCATTTCCTGGTGTTCTTCTGGTGCTTTCTTGCAGTTTGCAACCGCTCTGTTCCGGTGTGCACAAACGAATGGGCTCGCGCCACGTGACTCTCAATATCGTCCAGTTGCTCGCCCTGTGTTTGCACCAGCACTGCCATGTCAAGGAACACCTGGTGCAACTCCTTGAGATTCTTCTCGATCTCTTTGACAGCATCATGCCTTTCTTGAATTTCATTGATGGTGTCAAGAATTCTTCCCCTGCCTTGTTCTTGAATGGCTTTCTGAAGGAATGTCTCACTCTCACCTGCACAAAGGTGAAGCTCACACATTATTACAGAATTCTCACATCCCCAATTTTTATCATCTCAACTTTTATACTAAAGTGAACATGGAATTATAACTTCAAAGCATAATAACATAGACTTGAGTATCAAAATAATCATTTCAACAAGCCAATGGTTACATATATAGCTTCCCTAGTTCAATTATTCTTAAATTTAACGTTAAACAAATAATTGAGAATTCATCATGTATCTGATAtgaatatgatatgatatgatgcaATAGTTAAACTCAATTTTCGATTAGATCTGAAGTGAACAACTTACCAGGTGAGCTATGAACTATCCCATTAGCAACAAATTACAAATCAAAATTCTATTATTCTTTATTTCATACTTCAACGAATCTAAATATCCTGCTATAGTATTATTCCAATCCTTTGATCAAGTAAGGATGTATAGAAATATTTGAATGAATTTAATATCTACGCGCcattaaaataaaatcattacCAATCATATGCAATAGCAACTAGCAAGAGGAAAAATCAAAGTGGGGGAAAGTCAACATCTAAATGCTCGTTTGGCTTGTTTGAATTTCAATCTCCTACTTGTAATCTTTGAAGAAATTTCTAAGACAGTAACTAAACAACAATTTCTCCTTACCAGTAGAGATCAAGAGATCGAGCGTCTTCTCATCGGGATTCTCGCCGGTGACGGTGAAGTACCGCCGCTGCACCGTCTCCCTATACTCCGCCGAGATCTGCTGCCGCAATTCATTGAAGCTCTCCATCGAATCCTTCAGCTTCTTCTTCAAACCGTTAACCACCGAAGTTCTCGTCCGGTCCGATGACGAACCCGGTCCGCAACCCGGCAGGTTCCGGTTCGCAGCGTTGGACCGGTCCAGCGCCTCGAGGCGGAGCTTGATCACCTTCGCCTTCTTCAGCGCCGCCGATACGTCGGCGTCCATTCTCGACCGGAGGTCACGCACGGCGGCGGCGTTGTGAAGCGTCTTGCTCTGCTCGTGGCTGCTCTGGAGACTCTGGAGAAGACGCTCGACTTCGCGAAGCTCCTCTTTAACGCCTTCCACATCGTCGAAGAACTTGTCGAGGTGGACGCCGCCCGAGCCTGCAGCGTCCGGCGTGACGGCAGACATCTCGATGACGTGGTGGCGGTCCGGTGAAGTACGCTCGTTGCGCAAGCGGGAGAAGGAACCGGAAAATAGGTCGTTCATGTTTTTCTTTTGATTAATATATTACTATTAACAATTTTCagagaaataataatattatcaataaGAACAATGGAAATTAGATAATAGAATTATGAAGAAATGGTTGATTTGCTTTGTGTCGTGTGTTTGTTGGGGTGGTTGTGTTATTGAAATgagtatgaagaagaagaagaagaaggagaagaagaattgaGACTCGGACGAAGTTATAGTCAACGGAACGGAGTATGGATCAAAGAGCTAAAATGGTGCGTAGCGCGTGGCGTGTTATGTGGGGAAAGAGGCAGAAGCTTCGTTAATGGACGGAAGCGCGTATGAGCGCGTTATTTGACTGTTTGACACACAAGTCACAACAGTGACCACACCACACACCATTGGCTAGTTCTTACTTCTTATCACTAGGTTTATATAGAATTGGTAgccgaaaattcttaaataataatttagatttagtattgtatttaaattttttttttttattatatgagtttaattttgatacatttatATTATAATCacacttattttttaaaagactatttataattaatgtaaaagatttatttttattgatttgttattatgtaataaatatatatataaaattattttacactgacaatatattaaaattaaatttttattatatataaatattaatgagAAAGTAAAaactcatataattatttttatataaattaataattaaaatttaaattatcaatatgtaaagttgataactaaagttttaattatcaaatttacataaaaataactgTAGGTAAATATTTACCTAACCAAAAAAGGCAGAAACAATATATAtgtaacaatttttaaaaatattttacaagcaatttttttatttagtattatataTATGTGAAGTGAAAAGAGAGAAATGATAATacgttttatcttttaatatattaaagaaagtgatataaaaaaaagaaaaaccactTCAAGTCTTTCCATAACCACCTATAAAATACATGTAGTACATTTGTGTTATTTATAGTTAAAAATCTGTGTGTATCTCACTATTAATAGCCAATTATGAGAAACGAAATTGATATATGAACAACTTTTAAACTACGcggatttttaaagatttttaaaatattgatctcgataattttttt is drawn from Arachis hypogaea cultivar Tifrunner chromosome 12, arahy.Tifrunner.gnm2.J5K5, whole genome shotgun sequence and contains these coding sequences:
- the LOC112728751 gene encoding syntaxin-121, which codes for MNDLFSGSFSRLRNERTSPDRHHVIEMSAVTPDAAGSGGVHLDKFFDDVEGVKEELREVERLLQSLQSSHEQSKTLHNAAAVRDLRSRMDADVSAALKKAKVIKLRLEALDRSNAANRNLPGCGPGSSSDRTRTSVVNGLKKKLKDSMESFNELRQQISAEYRETVQRRYFTVTGENPDEKTLDLLISTGESETFLQKAIQEQGRGRILDTINEIQERHDAVKEIEKNLKELHQVFLDMAVLVQTQGEQLDDIESHVARAHSFVHTGTERLQTARKHQKNTRKWTCFCIILLLAIILVVLLVVLKPWQHNGSSGGGSQPAPAQTPPPPPPAGA